One window from the genome of Paramisgurnus dabryanus chromosome 20, PD_genome_1.1, whole genome shotgun sequence encodes:
- the macroh2a2 gene encoding core histone macro-H2A.2 → MSARGGKKKTTKLSRSARAGVIFPVGRMMRYLRTGTHKYRIGMGAPVYMAAVIEYLAAEILELAGNAARDNKKGRITPRHIKLAVANDEELNQLLRGVTISNGGVLPRIHPELLSKKRGGRVKVETQVAVPEKRASRMKAIKKPNRKSKGKPGRKPKKSTENDKEADANTTLEDGPGEGFTILSAKSLFLGQKLSLTESEISKIGSIKVEGIINPTNAEIDLKEGIGNALEKAGGKDFLETVKELRKSQGPLEVASVAVSQANGMAARFIIHCHVPQWGSEKCEDQLEKTVKNCLSAAEEKKLKSVAFPSLPAGRNGFPKQTAAQLILKAISNHFVSATSSSLKNIYFVLFDSESIGIYLQEMAKMDSK, encoded by the exons ATGTCAGCCAGAGGAGGAAAGAAGAAGACCACCAAGCTGTCTCGCTCTGCCCGGGCAGGAGTTATTTTTCCTGTCGGGAGAATGATGCGTTATCTGCGCACAGGAACCCATAAGTATCGCATTGGCATGGGTGCACCTGTGTACATGGCAGCTGTCATTGAGTACTTAGCAG CTGAGATTTTGGAGTTGGCTGGAAATGCAGCAAGAGACAACAAGAAGGGAAGAATCACTCCAAGACACATCAAGCTGGCAGTGGCCAATGATGAAGAACTCAATCAG CTCCTCAGAGGGGTGACCATATCAAACGGTGGAGTTCTGCCTCGCATCCATCCTGAGCTGCTCTCCAAGAAGAGAGGAGGCCGGGTGAAGGTGGAGACTCAGGTGGCCGTTCCAGAGAAGAGGGCGAGTCGGATGAAGGCCATCAAGAAACCCAACAGAAAGAGCAAAGGAAAACCAGGCCGCAAGCCCAAA aaaagcacagaaaatgaCAAAGAAGCAGACGCCAACACAACATTAGAAGATGGACCAGGAGAAGGATTCACCATTCTCTCCGCAAAGAGCTTGTTCCTTGGACAGAAG CTTTCCCTTACAGAGAGTGAAATCAGCAAAATTGGATCAATCAAAGTGGAGGGAATCATCAATCCCACGAATGCAGAGATTGACCTGAAAGAGGGAATCG GTAATGCCCTTGAGAAGGCAGGTGGAAAAGATTTCCTCGAGACCGTTAAGGAGCTGAGGAAATCCCAAGGCCCCTTGGAAGTCGCATCAG TGGCAGTCAGCCAAGCCAATGGGATGGCAGCACGTTTCATCATCCACTGTCACGTCCCCCAGTGGGGCTCAGAGAAGTGTGAGGACCAGCTCGAAAAAACTGTCAAGAACTGTCTCTCAGCTGCCGAGGAGAAGAAACTCAAGTCGGTGGCATTCCCCTCGCTACCCGCCGGACG AAATGGTTTTCCAAAGCAAACGGCAGCCCAGCTCATACTGAAGGCCATTTCAAACCATTTTGTCTCAGCAACCAGCTCGTCTCTGAAGAACATTTACTTTGTGTTGTTTGACAGCGAGAGTATTGGAATATACCTGCAGGAGATGGCCAAGATGGACAGCAAGTGA